The Anas acuta chromosome 7, bAnaAcu1.1, whole genome shotgun sequence DNA window AACCTGAAACTTCAGGAAAGCAATAAAAGctaatgaacaaaataaaataaaattaaaaatctcgaaaacattttaaaataaaaaattaagcagCACTAATGtactgttttgcatttttaaagtacCGCACACATTTAGCACATGACTAACAATAAAACCAGCTACAACATGTACATATACAATACACAGTATATACATATCCTTTTAGAAGTCAGCTAACAAAAGGTATTTCTGCTTAGTGACTGGTTTACTGCAGTGAGCAACAAGGACACCTAGATGGTCTTGCTATTCTAAATGtacttttttcagttaaaaaggaaaagaaaataaactatgcTATGTTCAAAGTTCAGCCTAACAAGAAAAGTTAAATCTTCACTTACTGCTCATAGTTTAAGCAGCCAATTGCTGCTgtgcactgagaaaaaaaaaaaattaccttccTACCTTTGTAAAGCCTGGACCAACTGCTGATACTTACTCATGAGAATCTTTTTCTTGTGATGAGCTTACATCAGATGAACCTAAACTGGCAGAAGGTGAACTCGAATACCATCCATACCCTTCATCTGTGGGGATCACTATCTGCTTCCCCACAACCCTGCCAGGGCAAAAGCAAAGGATAAATacatcagaaaacacagaaagtaAGATTCTTTCAGCGtgtaaaaacacagcaaaaaatcctaaaaattcTACTGGGAAGCTCTGCAGTTTTCTTAGGAATAGTTAAGTGTGGATTTAGTTTTTCCTACTACAGGTTGCTTTGAGTCTGTTAAATCCATTAAGAAAATTTtgcttgtctttccaggccccGCTAATTGTAAAACTTTTGAATATGGACAAAACCGTTCAAGAATACGTAATGAAAATTTCAAATTGAAGCTTCCACATAGCCGTAAGGACTGGCTAAGTGAGGTagtaggattttttattttttttttttaagctcctGGGTTTTAGTTATAACATacatcttttcaaagaaaattttgttATATTAAGGTTAACTCAGTTGCAAGTAGCAATAATCCTCTGGCAAGGAACCAAATTAAGATAGTACTGTTTATTAATGACAATGGCAGGCATATTAACAGAGTGACCTTTTTATCCCTATGTACTATATAATTGCATAAAACCACCCTGCTgttaatgttgttttaaaagcagttgTTACCAGCCCTACCCCATTATAAATCCGTGACAGTAATGACATTAGCCTATTAATAAAATACCTGAGATGAGGAAAGTTGGATGTCCATTGCTGGCATTCTTCCTGCAGTCCCTCAACATGTACACTTTCTTTCTGCTCATAGAGCAGCTCATCAATTTCTCTGAACATCTGCTGAACTCGTTGCGTTGCAACTTTATCAAATTCCTAGAAAGGAAAGTTATCCAATAAGGACTTGTTAAATCTTCCAAATgctattcacttttttttttttatgttgaaaaaGACATCTGTTTGTTTAAAGCTTAGCAAGTCTGGTTTATACAGTTTTTTGCATAGAAAGACGTTAAATAATCTTACCCCTAGAGATAAGGCAAGGCTGCTGTTAGGACTCATGGCAGCCACATAATAAGCTTACAGTGACacaaaagttattaaaatgttgtgaaatgtctatattattatattaaaaacatagtAATTTACATAATATAAACCAAAACAGGAAGGATAATTCTCagcaacattttaattaaatgaaaaatttcttgTTCATAATGACCACAGAAAACAATAGAACAAAACACAATGCAGACTGGTCTGAAACACTGGGGAAGTGAAGGATGCTCAGAACCTCACGTGTTCTCATGTAGCTAGAAAATGGGGTTGGTTCCTGAGTAATTTCAATCTAAACAGTCCCATCTCCATCTAACAGAAGGCAATGGCACGCTTTGTTTCGGCAGatggggaattaaaaaaaaaaaaaaaaaaagtagcaaaaataACCTCTTAGAGGCTTACTCTATTTTAAGAAGCATACAAGATTCCAGAAGTTTTCAACAAAATGAAGTTTGGTAAACTCACCAAGTATCTGCAAGTCATCCACTTTTGTTTTGGATTCCACAATAACAGCATTTGTTATGTTGTATATATACACTTACGCACTAAGCGATTTGTATTTCAAGGCCATTTTGCCCGCCTCTTGATTTGTACAGCTTTCTAACAATGGAGTTCTTACACGACTGTCTtgaataattattataatttgcATTCCTCTATTAGATTGGTAATGTAGATATTAACTGAATAACATGAACCTAGTTTTGATCTGAGAATATTGAAGGATATGGAGAAAGTTAACAGGATGACAGGATGTTTTTAATCTATTTACAGATCTGGTCCTTGTttttattgtgatttttattgtattgttgtttttattgtatttttacaaTCATATTTCAAATACCTTTTTACTCATGGTGGTAGATTTGGTTTGCATGATTATGTTCTACTCACATCATAGCCCCAAGACAAGATCGAGCTGTCTTCAGTGGAGGTTTCTGCATAACTCGGACTAGCAGACCATGAATTCCCACGATTGGTCGGAGTAACAGGAGGGTAATCTGATTCCTTTGAGATTTCAGACTCACTGAAATGCACACAttgaggcaaaaaaaagaaagaaaagcaacaacaccacaatgacaaaaaaagcagttaaacaGCCTTTTCATtctgtaccaaaaaaaaaaaatcaaaatagttCTTAGGAATTCTTCTCTTCGAGAGTTTTCATAGGGTTAATGTTTACTTTAGAGGCATTTAAGCAGAAGCCATAGTACACAATAAGTGTATTAATGCTAACTCCTAATAACCTCAATGATGTAGGACATCTAGGGGTCAAGGAGAACATCAATTTTCTCCAAGTTACTGTAGTTAAGTTGAATACTATTTCTAGTTCCAATTCTGCACTGCTCAGgaatgatttttcacttttttccacTTGCTTCTGTCATAAAATTACATGACCCTGGCTATTTATGAGATGGGAACAAAACACAGCTACACATTTATTATGATGTCCAAAATGGAAAGGATATGTTCTGAAACGCTACAGTTCTGAGGTAAAGCCTAGGAGTACCAAATGTATTACTTTTGTAAATATAGCTCTACACAAAGGGTATTGTTTTTTCCATGGTCTCCAGACAAAGATCCATTTTCTGGTGTGACAAATACCTTGAGATCTCTCCGTAGTTTTCCAACACGGGTGTGGCTGGGCGCCCCTCATCTTGTGGATCTGGCAGCGGATGATGCCGCAAGGCATGTTTTGTAAGTCCTTGTctaaaagaaagagcagaactTGACATTACTGACAAGAATAAATATCTACGCAGCTCCCAAGTTTTACATGGCTTTCTGCTTTCCGAGGAATGCATTGATTTGCATACCTGAAGCATTTCTTATTATTAGGGTAACTCAGGTTACCAAggctttatatttaaaataccaaaacTAACTCTAGGCTGAACACAGAGTTAGAAGGTATTTGCTTAAAAATCAGTGTCTTCCTTTAAACGTAAAGCGCTGTCATGAATCCCAATGCAGCTCTCTATAAGCAGCTATCACGTTGTTGTCCCCAAAGGGGACTTGCGATCAGGCAGAACAAGCGTGGCCTCCAAACTCAGCAAATTAGGAGGAGTTATTTGCTAGCTTATTGCTCTGATGAAGTTTAGGTGCCTGGAAAGAGAGATGGGCAAAGTCCCAGCAGCGCGAGGAGAGCCAACAGAAGTATCCCAAGCATCGGCTGAGGGAGCTGTAAGCGAAGGATCCCTCCCCTTAGCTCACTTTCGGCTCAAAGACATTGAACTCGAGATTTAACCACGTTCCGCATCGTATGTCGGCGACTACATACGTTGCCCACGACGGGTACAAACgcctcacagagctgctgcccgtCCCCGCCACCCCTTAGGGCtggccccagcccctctccccagccccagctacggccccgccgcccccagccctccGCGGGGACCCTGTGTGGCAGCGGCCACTCACGACTCCAGAGCGCTGGGGGGCAGCGGCTTCCTCGTGTATCGCGACATCATCGTGCGGTCGCCTCAGCGCCGCCGCCATGACACCGCCTCCTCAGCGCCGCGGCCGCCATTACGCCGCCGCCATGACGCGGTCTCCCTGGCGCCGCCGCCATGACACCGCCTCCACAGCGCCGCCGCCATGACGCGGTCGCCTCAGCGCCGCCATGTCGCGACAGCCTCAGCGCCCCTCAGAGGCGGAGCGCGGCCCTCGGCGCGGCTCTTATGGCGGGGGACGGGGCTCCGGGCGAGGACGCGGTGCGCTACCGCCTCTTCGCGGTGGGGCCCGGAGGCGAGGAGCTGCTGCGGGGCTGCGTCCGGGACATCGCGGAGCGCCTGGCGCCGCTGCTGGCCGCCTACATCTGGCAGCGGCAGCCATTCCGCCTGCGCTATGTGCCGCCGCGGGGTGAGCCCGGGGGGGACGCGGCGTGAGGGGCGCTGAGCCGCTTCGTTTCTCGtgttttatcttgttttctctCCGTGCCCGGCCAGGAGACACGCCGGAGCACCTGGGCGGCAGCACGCGGTTCGGGGATAACGTGGAGGACGAGTGGTTCGTCGTGTACCTGCTGCGGGAGATCACCAGGGCGTGCCCGCTGCTGGCGGCCAGGTGCGGGCGGGACGGGGGGCGCCGAGGGGACCCAACCCGGCCCCGGGCGGCTTCACCCTCACGGAAACCCCTTTCTCCTCGGCCAGGGTCGACGACAACGACGGGGAGTTCCTGCTGATAGAGGCGGCCGAGGTCCTCCCCAGGTGGCTCCGTCCGGAGAACAGCGACAACAGGGTGCGTacggccccggggccgccttGGAGCCTCTCAGCCCAGGTGGTCTGGAAAGGACTGGGCAGGGCTCTCCTCAGGAGCCCTCTTGCATCTACCTCAGCTTCCTAGCTCAGATGTAGCCACTCGTGTTTTTTCCTCCCGTGTTCTCAAGTGCTCTGACATGAGGGTTTGCTGCCTGGATGATGCTTTTATTCCCCTGTCATGTTCTTCAGTGGTTAGGTTAGGCTGCCTGGTTCTCCTGAAGCAAATCCCCAGTTGAACAGAGACTTGGTATTGTTGGTGTTAAGGAAAACAGATTTAGTGAAATACATATCTTGaaatagtattattttttaatttattggttAGATCATGGTTTCTGGCACCTGTATTTATATCATctcccattttaaaaaaagttgtttcCTGTGTTATTTCATTACTTGTGCTTCAGTAATCTGAgtttaaacaaatatattccTGTATGAAACAAAACTTTGCATTGCTTGGTGTGTGACTGTTCTTATCCTGTCTGATGAGGCTGTTACTGTCTGCCAGGTGTTTTTTTACAAAGGAGAACTGCACATCATTCCACTGTCAGAGACTCAAGAGCAGGATGACTGTGAGCCGTCTGCTGCCTGCCCAACAATCTCGCAGGCGCTAAGGCTGTTGTCTACTCGGTCGGAGGAGTTCCTGGCCGCAGAACCCATTCGAGCAGCAGTGTATAAGCGCATCAGTGGGTATGTGAATGGTTTCGTTTGGTTTTCTGTTGGTTTACTGCTGTGATACCACACCTGACAGTTGCAGGAATTTCTGTTCCTTCACATCCTTCTTGGACTGATTGGTAAGGAAATGTGAAAGTTGTGTGAGCTTTTAGGAGCCCATTGGGGAAATGAAAAGGATTGCACGCTGCTGTCTAGAACCAACATGCTCTTCTGAGCATCAGCTAGTTACAGGTGAGGTTAGCATTGCGCATTATTTTCTGCAAGGATTTGGCAGTGTGAGCCAGATGCACTCAGTGCAGTGAAGAATACTGTAAAGCTGGACATGGTAGTGAAGTTCATAGTGATTCATCTTAACAGTGTGGGGATTGAATTTTTATTAGCCGTgtatttaagatttatttttttttaaacagatacTTCAAGTTGTAGATTAGCAgaattttaactttattttaaataaccttGTGGCACATGGCTCATAGAACAGTTTAATATTAATGTGAAATTGGGagcaataattaaaaaggaGTGGATTGGGCGTGCTATGTACTTAATACAGTATGTTGCTATTGTATGATGCAGGTATCCAGAGAAAATTCAGGCCTCGTTCCACCGAGCCCACTGCTACCTTCCAGCAGGCATCGTGGCAGTGCTGAAGCAGCGCCCTTCGCTAGTGGCTGCAGCAGTCCAGGCCTTTTACCTGCGGGATCCTGTAGATTTACGAGCATGTCGCACTTTTCAAACTTTCCCTCCAGAGCAGCGTGTGATGACCACAGTAAGTCATCCCTCTAATGCAACTTGTTGTCATTTAATGAAGTTCTGTGGTCAAATTAGATAAATGCATggatttcacttttaaaatagtatgttttctaatgtattttttcataaatatacaGTTGATTTTGTTCAtagcttttctgctttcaaattGGCATGGCTAGACTTTCAAGTGGCTAAACATGAGCCTCTCTGAAATCAGAGGATGCTGCTAAcagcttgttttctgaagagtttGCTGAGTAAACTGGTCTTCTGTGATCTGAGCAGTTTGGCAGCATTGCCAGCCAACATGGAGTTGCCCCTAACTGCTTCTTGCTGGTTGTTCCTGGGCTTGTGACCTCCTCGGATGTAGTTGCAGTTGTTTCCTGAAAGCTCTTCTATGAAGTGGAATATTGACCAAGCAATGTGGCACTTGCATATGGTGTTTTGCTCCTAGACTCATGAAAATAAACTTGAGTAAAATTTTAGGCTTCTGGGATGATTTAGTTTTGGATTTTGAAAGCTTAGCTTTAGTTTTGTGAATTAAGGAGTCCTTACATCTTTACatataagtgtgtgtgtgtgtgtgtgtgtgtatatacacacaccttTCTGGCATAAATATTGaggattttttaatgtatttagaTTGAACAAAGTTCATGTTTATTTAGGAGATATTGGTAACTTGGAATATTTGTTGTGAAATCTGAAAAGTGACACAtcttaagaaaatatatgtattctGGATATCATCCAAGGTATTGTCTTAATATGGGTACTTTAAAATACCCATTCAGATAGAACTGTTGAGAAGTTGATGCCCATACACAGCACATTcaccagtgatttttttttttttttctttgtttgggCTTTTTCAGGTTACATTCACCAAGTGTTTATATGCACAACTTGTGCAGCAGAAGTTTGTCCCGGACAGACGCAGTGGATACACCCTGCCCCTCTCATCTCACCCTCAGTACAAAGCCTATGAGCTGGGCATGAAACTGGTAATTATTTTGTATGGATTTTCTATTTGGTTTGTTTAGTTTGGTGTTTGCATGTGTCCGAGAAGTGACTCTTTGCTTGTAAGTTGTCTGCTTGTACAGAAAAATACGAGCAACTTGGCAGAtcccatttttctgtaaatacaaTTTATCTTAGTGGGCAATTTCTCTTACAGAATAGGGCACTCCTGTACCTCCACCCCTGGAAACCATCCCAATCAGGATTCACATGGTTTTATTTCCATTGCTGAGCTGGTGTTAAACccagttttcttttaagtaatATCAACAATGGTTTCCATCTTAGGATAGATGAGATCTGTTTTAGCCTCTTCCTGAAGCAGTGCATCCTTCCACATTCAAAGTTGCTGCTTATGGTGTTTGTGCAAGGAGAAGTTTCTGTGGACTGAATTTGCATTTCAGTTCTGCCTCCTGTATGCTAAGTGTGCATCAAAACTGCAAGTGCCGTGCCTCAAGTGCCAGAGCTCACGGGGTGGCTAAACACTAGTACAGCCCATGACCTTGTCCTGCACCTCCTGCACCAGGCACGTCCAGCTCCTTATGGTGCATCTTtgctgcagagagaaaacataAGCAGTAGCTGAGATGGAAATGGGGTGTGATTTGACTGTGTGAAGTGCAGAAGGGGTACTGGTACAGTGTGTCCTGGGGCCCTGCTGCAAATAGAAATGCAGCCACCTGTTTTCTCACAGATAGCAAGAGTctgaggtgtttgttttttttttttttttctttttctttctgaaatttccCGTCCTGAGACTTGTGCCTCAGTGCACCAGGTTTGTATCCACAAAATGTGCAGGCTAGGCAACTTGGCAgttaaacacaaaatataaatagagATGAAATGCTGGCGCTTCCTTGAGGAGTAGCTGGTAAACTATAGATCTGTATTCTGGTTTGCTTCTCAGTGACTTGCCTCTGAAGACAAGCTTTGTATGTCAGGTAGCAGTGTCTTTCTTTGGAAGTTGGAATCTGTCTTTCTGCAGCAATAATGAACCATTTTGACTTTGCAACTATCTTTGGTATCTGTGTCTCAAATGGCAGGAACTCAGTGATAGGGAGTTCTTTATGCAGGCATGTGAAGGTGTGCTTAAATTTCACGTCTTGAGAACAGTTTGTTGTTGCATTGCTTATACAGGCTCATGGCTTTGAAATTCTGTGCTCCAAGTCCAGTAAAGCATCTCCTGATTCCAAGAGAAATGAATTTAGTGGTCCTGTGTGGGAGAGATTCCTCAACGGCCTGAAGGAGAAAGATTATTTCAAGGTAaagtagtgtgtgtgtgtgtgtgtgtgtatgcaagTGCACATGCATGCATCTTTTATgcattccagaagaaaaaaaaagcttttgagcTTATGTAAGTACTTCAAGCAGGCTAGGAAATCTAGTGTTTCTGTCTATGGAAAGTGAATGAATATCTCTAAAGGAAGTATGAGCAGTTTGTtcctatttaaaatgaatacatttcctttggaaattagaaagggaaaagcaggaTTTGGGTATGAATTCCCCTATCTAAAGAAAGGGGAAATACACTTGAAGAAAGGAAGGCACAACATGGTTGTGTGTCAATATAAATGtcttcactgttttttctttcacctgCATGCATCAGTAATTAAAGGGTCTTAAAATTCTATGTTTAATACCCCCACAAATCTCATTTAGACCCATGTAAATTACTGCAAGCATAAATTGAAAAGCAATATTACCTATATGGATTTTTCTCAGCACTCAGTTTCTGTGAGACAAACAATTGTCATGAAATCTGGCTGTGAAAAGGAAGTGGAGGGAGAATTGCTTAGATTCATACGTGTGACTTGCATTAAATAGGGAGAAATGGAAGGCTCTGCAAAGTATATGGAGCTGTTGCGTATGGCAGAAAATTACTTCCAGCAGTCTCTTACTAAGGAAGAAAGGTAAGAGCTACTTGGAATCAGTGATAACAGTACCTACAAGTACTGCAACtaaggttgttgtttttttttcagtacttcaAAAAAATTGGAACCTTTTTCTCCATTGTACACTTAATGTAGCTGCTGTGGCTAGGGCATATGAGTATTAATTCCTCTGGATCATTGTTAGTAGAAGCTACTGCTTGACTAGCTATGtaccttgttgtttttttaaagtattaagcTATTCCAAGTGCATTAAGGGGTGACAGGAAAGCATTATTCATTTAATTGGTTGGCTGTTGAACTTGTTTTAAGTTTCATTGAGAAGCAATCCCAGTGAATGATAAATACAGAGTAATCTGTCTCCTTTACTCGAGATAGGCAGCTGGCTTTAGACTTCTCCAGAAGATCAAATCCAAGAAATAAGtcattgcaaaaatatttgaggATTTGCCAGTTCATAATATCTTGACTGTTACTTGCTTGAAGTTCC harbors:
- the ECD gene encoding protein ecdysoneless homolog, yielding MTPPPQRRRHDAVASAPPCRDSLSAPQRRSAALGAALMAGDGAPGEDAVRYRLFAVGPGGEELLRGCVRDIAERLAPLLAAYIWQRQPFRLRYVPPRGDTPEHLGGSTRFGDNVEDEWFVVYLLREITRACPLLAARVDDNDGEFLLIEAAEVLPRWLRPENSDNRVFFYKGELHIIPLSETQEQDDCEPSAACPTISQALRLLSTRSEEFLAAEPIRAAVYKRISGYPEKIQASFHRAHCYLPAGIVAVLKQRPSLVAAAVQAFYLRDPVDLRACRTFQTFPPEQRVMTTVTFTKCLYAQLVQQKFVPDRRSGYTLPLSSHPQYKAYELGMKLAHGFEILCSKSSKASPDSKRNEFSGPVWERFLNGLKEKDYFKGEMEGSAKYMELLRMAENYFQQSLTKEESCIEVNPGDEILSLLQTTTFDVKEFEREAACLPPEDDDSWLEISPDDLEKMLKEATNEFHPSSDDEEEQKYDLETVAESMKAFVSKVSTHEGAEMPWSSDEAHVTFDVDSFTKALDRILGADSEELDSDDLDEEEDFNFSDEDDEDLDAENQRQKQKPDELIGSLKSYMDEMDRELAHTNVGRSFTTQKKGASSAKGATSQDAGPDSEAEDAELTPIDVDMNLVANLLESYSAQAGLAGPASNILQSMGVYLPENADQIGSNKGAAE